The Tripterygium wilfordii isolate XIE 37 chromosome 17, ASM1340144v1, whole genome shotgun sequence genome has a window encoding:
- the LOC119982823 gene encoding protein RESISTANCE TO PHYTOPHTHORA 1, chloroplastic — translation MNSLISTSLCNFQITVFHPRSTFARNGFYNPRSRDKTLKIVANANELDTQTVEEPKEEINEEPNESINASSPSAGPVIDKDIKKVVQKTAATFAPRASTATKNPAVPGSTLYTVFEVQGYASMLLGGALSFNLLFPSNEPDIWRLMGMWSIWMFTIPSLRARDCSKNEKEALNYLFLLIPLLNIIIPFFWKSFAVVWSADTIAFFGMYAWKFGWLQRTE, via the exons ATGAATTCGTTGATCTCAACGTCTCTCTGCAACTTCCAAATTACAGTGTTTCATCCCAGATCGACGTTTGCCAGAAATGGGTTCTACAATCCTCGATCGCGTGACAAAACCTTGAAAATAGTTGCAAATGCCAACGAACTTGATACCCAGACAGTAGAAGAACCCAAAGAGGAGATAAATGAAGAACCCAATGAGTCAATCAATGCCTCAAGCCCATCCGCTGGCCCTGTCATTGACAAAGATATCAAAAAG GTTGTTCAGAAAACTGCTGCAACATTTGCACCAAGGGCTTCTACAGCAACAAAAAACCCCGCTGTGCCTGGAAGTACCTTGTACACTGTTTTCGAGGTTCAAGGCTATGCATCAATGCTGCTCGGTGGAGCTCTGTCTTTCAAtctcttatttccatcaaatgaACCAGATATATGGAGATTAATGGGGATGTGGTCTATTTGGATGTTCA CAATTCCTTCCCTTCGAGCCCGAGACTGCTCCAAGAATGAGAAGGAGGCTCTTAACTATCTATTTCTCCTCATTCCCCTACTCAACATTATAATCCCATTCTTCTGGAAATCCTTTGCAGTTGTCTGGTCTGCAGATACGATAGCATTCTTCGGAATGTACGCATGGAAG TTTGGATGGCTGCAAAGAACGGAGTAG
- the LOC119982552 gene encoding transcription termination factor MTERF4, chloroplastic, protein MLRYIPSPRVLDLLPKRSFSSSFFAPAAFNRRLGRNLTLRFNTTLCEIMTTRSFTGLTRPVIVLVHPEVPPLVYSKCQLNFKPFLKIPCNYGRKIGLITRSRYSVAHRESNSVDLTSSKRENVPLGRKLGGSSSLYSRPSLSIMKKDRMENRARVYDFLRGIGIVPDELDGLELPVTVEVMRERVDFLHKLGLTIEDINNYPLVLGCSVKKNMIPVLDYLGKLGVRKSTFTEFLRRYPQVLHASVVIDLAPVVKYLQGMDIRPNDIPRVLERYPEVLGFKLEGTMSTSVAYLVGIGVARREIGGLLTRYPEILGMRVGRVIKPFVEYLGSLGIPRLAVARLIEKRPHILGFGLQETIKPNVESLLEFNVREELLPAVVAQYPEMIGIDLKPKLQAQQRLLHSIIDLGSEDFGKVIEKMPQVVSLSNTAVINHVDFLKDCGFSIPQVSKMVVGCPQVLALNQGIMKLSFDYFQKEMGRPLVDLVTFPAFFTYGLESTTKPRHKMVAKRGLKCSLSWLLNCSDEKFEQRMNYDIIDMEDEETEPSFDMNSLMESRNDDSGSDYEESDDEYA, encoded by the exons ATGCTAAGATATATCCCGTCCCCTCGAGTCCTTGACCTCCTCCCGAAACGGAGCTTCAGCTCGAGCTTTTTTGCTCCGGCTGCCTTCAATCGTCGTCTGGGGAGAAACCTTACGCTCAg aTTCAATACCACATTGTGTGAGATTATGACAACCAGGAGCTTTACCGGCCTTACAAGACCTGTCATTGTGCTTGTTCATCCAGAGGTACCTCCTCTTGTATACAGCAAATGCCAGTTAAATTTTAAACCATTTCTGAAAATCCCTTGTAATTATGGGCGAAAGATTGGGCTGATTACAAGGTCTCGGTACTCTGTTGCACATAGAGAATCTAATTCTGTGGATTTAACTTCTTCCAAGAGAGAAAATGTGCCTTTAGGTCGGAAGCTAGGAGGCTCGTCATCTCTTTATAGCCGTCCAAGTTTGTCAATAATGAAGAAGGATAGAATGGAAAACCGTGCCAGGGTTTATGACTTCTTACGGGGGATTGGCATTGTTCCCGATGAGCTTGATGGGTTAGAACTTCCTGTGACTGTTGAGGTTATGAGGGAGCGTGTTGATTTTCTCCACAAATTAGGGCTCACAATAGAAGATATTAACAACTACCCCCTTGTTCTAGGTTGTAGTGTGAAAAAGAACATGATTCCTGTGCTTGACTATCTTGGGAAATTGGGTGTTAGGAAATCTACTTTTACGGAATTCTTAAGAAGATACCCACAAGTTCTCCATGCAAGTGTTGTGATCGACCTTGCTCCAGTGGTCAAGTATCTTCAAGGGATGGATATTAGGCCAAATGATATTCCTCGTGTTCTTGAAAGATATCCTGAAGTGTTGGGATTCAAACTTGAGGGGACCATGAGCACATCAGTTGCTTATCTGGTAGGAATAGGGGTAGCAAGAAGAGAAATTGGAGGGCTTTTAACTAGGTACCCAGAAATTTTAGGGATGCGCGTGGGCCGGGTGATCAAGCCTTTTGTTGAATATCTTGGAAGCTTAGGTATTCCAAGGTTAGCTGTTGCTAGATTAATTGAGAAACGACCGCACATTCTTGGTTTTGGATTGCAAGAGACTATTAAACCAAATGTAGAGTCACTTTTAGAGTTTAATGTTCGAGAAGAATTACTTCCTGCTGTAGTTGCACAGTATCCTGAGATGATAGGAATTGACTTAAAGCCAAAGCTACAAGCTCAACAGAGGTTGCTTCATTCAATCATTGATTTGGGTTCTGAGGATTTTGGCAAAGTTATTGAGAAAATGCCACAAGTTGTTAGCCTCAGCAATACAGCTGTGATAAATCATGTGGATTTCCTTAAGGATTGTGGATTCTCCATACCGCAAGTGAGCAAGATGGTCGTTGGTTGTCCCCAAGTGCTTGCCTTAAATCAGGGCATTATGAAACTTAGCTTTGATTACTTCCAGAAAGAAATGGGAAGGCCATTGGTTGATTTGGTTACTTTCCCTGCATTTTTTACTTATGGTCTGGAGTCAACAACAAAACCAAGACATAAGATGGTTGCGAAACGGGGGTTAAAATGTTCTCTCTCGTGGCTTCTCAATTGCTCCGATGAAAAGTTTGAGCAACGAATGAACTATGACATTATTGACATGGAAGATGAAGAAACTGAGCCATCATTTGACATGAATTCACTGATGGAATCAAGAAATGATGATTCAGGTTCTGACTATGAGGAAAGTGATGATGAGTATGCATAA
- the LOC119982553 gene encoding auxin-binding protein T85, translated as MAWTWLIFFFSSLVVSATASHCSIQGLPLVRNISEIPQDNYGRQGLSHITVAGSVLHGMKEVEVWLQTFSPGSHTPIHRHSCEEVFVVLKGSGNLYLASSSHLKYPGTPQEYSIFANSTFHIPVNDAHQVWNTNEHEDLQMLVIISRPPVKVFIYDDWFMPHTAAKLKFPYYWDEQCLKHEAPPKDEL; from the exons ATGGCATGGACTTggctcattttcttcttctcttcgcTTGTGGTTTCTGCAACCGCTTCTCACTGTTCAATCCAGG GCCTGCCACTTGTGAGGAATATAAGTGAAATTCCACAGGATAACTATGGAAGACAAGGCCTGTCCCATATAACTGTTGCAGGTTCAGTCTTACATGGGATGAAAGAG GTTGAAGTATGGCTTCAAACATTTTCTCCTGGGTCACACACACCTATCCATAGGCACTCCTGTGAAGAAGTTTTTGTTGTCCTAAAGGGAAGTGGTAATCTCTATCTTGCCTCAAGTTCTCACTTGAAGTACCCTGGGACCCCGCAGGAGTATTCCATTTTTGCAAATAGCACATTTCATATCCCTGTGAATGATGCTCACCAG GTGTGGAATACTAATGAACACGAGGATTTGCAAATGCTTGTCATAATATCTCGTCCTCCCGTCAAAGT GTTCATATATGATGACTGGTTCATGCCTCACACTGCTGCCAAGTTGAAGTTCCCTTACTATTGGGATGAACAATGCCTGAAACACGAAGCACCTCCAAAAGATGAGCTCTAA
- the LOC119982892 gene encoding BSD domain-containing protein 1-like translates to MDFFKSVFSDDPDPPPAKQESDSPRNEVHQGSPDADPQRTNPDSSDSGSGAWSFGGLFKTISTKSESVLETYRRDLKEFGSGLRKEIEVAQGSLENVSHKIDEIGSNVWKETTQIISQGKDAILSADHESDSSDYNNSDRNSSNKKYSRFDAQVRAIQGDASTYCDEPEDLDDYNKWILGFDLKEKSEDMESLFEENGAMESIYKRVVPSSVDHETFWCRYYYRVYRLEQVDHLRAIMVKRATEEEDLSWDVDDEEFEEESTGLSKPNSKAKEEVGSKYSGELLKEEALQGVSSGDSNEMQEKVKPEKETNVVPEGEILENRNSEQIVKEVSVQESDKKEDDISEVDKEGKGSVDGSNNENFDDKKMNLDKSNEGDVSKSDEKVALEGKGDAGESVKDGDSSLTSAHEEEDLGWDEIEDLSSIEEKDDRKVSHGGSPNRADLRKRLSTAEDDEDLSWDIEEDDEPVKAQGYLSALV, encoded by the coding sequence ATGGATTTCTTCAAATCCGTTTTCTCGGACGATCCAGATCCTCCGCCAGCCAAACAAGAATCAGATTCTCCCCGAAATGAAGTTCATCAAGGAAGCCCAGATGCCGACCCTCAACGAACCAATCCGGATTCCAGCGACAGTGGTTCTGGAGCGTGGAGCTTCGGGGGTCTGTTCAAAACCATATCCACCAAATCCGAATCAGTCTTGGAGACATACCGTCGCGATCTCAAGGAATTCGGATCGGGTCTAAGGAAGGAGATCGAGGTTGCCCAGGGTTCGCTCGAGAACGTGAGTCATAAAATTGACGAAATTGGGAGCAACGTTTGGAAAGAGACGACCCAGATCATCTCACAAGGTAAGGACGCAATCCTCTCTGCTGATCACGAATCTGATTCTTCGGATTACAATAATAGTGATAGGAATAGTAGTAACAAAAAGTATAGTCGTTTCGATGCACAAGTTCGCGCGATTCAGGGCGATGCGAGCACGTATTGCGATGAGCCTGAGGATTTGGATGACTATAACAAGTGGatattagggtttgatttgaAGGAGAAGAGTGAGGACATGGAGAGCTTGTTTGAGGAGAATGGGGCAATGGAGAGTATATATAAGAGGGTTGTTCCAAGTAGTGTGGATCATGAGACATTCTGGTGTAGGTATTACTATAGGGTGTATAGGCTTGAGCAAGTTGATCATTTGAGAGCTATTATGGTGAAGAGAGCGACGGAAGAGGAGGATTTGAGTTGGGATGTTGATGATGAGGAATTTGAGGAGGAGAGCACTGGGTTGTCTAAACCTAATTCCAAGGCTAAAGAGGAGGTGGGTAGTAAATATTCTGGTGAACTTTTGAAAGAGGAGGCATTGCAGGGTGTTAGTTCTGGGGATTCTAATGAGATGCAAGAGAAGGTTAAGCCAGAAAAAGAGACTAATGTGGTACCCGAAGGCGAAATATTGGAGAATAGAAATTCTGAGCAAATTGTGAAGGAGGTTTCTGTTCAGGAATCTGACAAGAAAGAAGACGACATATCCGAAGTGGACAAAGAGGGTAAAGGAAGTGTTGATGGATCTaacaatgaaaattttgatgatAAGAAGATGAATTTGGATAAGAGTAATGAAGGTGATGTGTCTAAATCAGATGAGAAAGTGGCTTTGGAAGGGAAGGGTGATGCTGGAGAATCTGTGAAAGACGGTGATTCTTCATTGACATCCGCTCATGAGGAAGAAGACCTCGGTTGGGATGAGATTGAGGATCTTAGCAGCATCGAGGAAAAGGATGATAGAAAAGTGAGTCATGGTGGGAGCCCTAATAGAGCTGATCTTCGAAAACGACTGAGCACTGCAGAAGACGATGAAGACTTGAGTTGGGatattgaagaagatgatgagccAGTGAAAGCTCAAGGCTACCTAAGTGCTCTTGTATAA
- the LOC119983049 gene encoding RNA demethylase ALKBH10B-like: MPMAPVPAAPADRAPPLMPAVVPMQTPVVMSDAFAKDAILAWYRGEFAAANAIIDVLCAHLAQLSESGSEYDAVFSAIHRRRMNWIQVLQMQKYHSIADVALELKQVSGKKSPDQNLKKVEVFENEKEKTAEKVTESEGNAGEDGSGEVYNQEEDSPGSEITDSGSHEVQSSTEPIDICSNHESCEGRAAQIKLTKGFTAKEQVKGHNVNVVKGLKLYEEIFTDSELSKLTDFVNELRAAGQKGELLGETFILFNKEVKGNKRELIQLGVPIFGHVKEEAASNNQTGYIEPIPAILRSVINHLIQWQLIPEYKRPNGCIINFFDEGEYSQPFLKPPHLDQPLATLLLSESTMAFGQRIVSDKDGNYRGPLMLSLKEGSLLVMRGNSADMARHVICPSSNRRVSLTFFRIRPDSNHDRSPPTTPMAGAMTLWQPGLTSPYAMPNGVSIGYEAMDAMGKWGIVRAPVVMLAPARPMMCSPKRMPNGGTGVFLPWTVGSRKPAKHLPPRAQRGRLLALPSSAETHMAESTSEPGTSVLKEQ, encoded by the exons ATGCCGATGGCACCAGTGCCTGCCGCGCCGGCGGATCGAGCTCCTCCGTTGATGCCGGCTGTGGTTCCGATGCAGACACCGGTGGTGATGTCGGATGCCTTCGCTAAGGACGCGATCCTAGCCTGGTATCGCGGGGAATTCGCGGCGGCAAACGCGATTATCGACGTGCTATGCGCACACCTGGCTCAGCTCAGTGAGTCGGGATCGGAGTACGACGCTGTGTTCTCGGCGATACACAGGAGGAGGATGAACTGGATCCAGGTGCTTCAGATGCAGAAGTACCACTCAATTGCTGATGTGGCGCTTGAGCTGAAGCAGGTGTCTGGGAAGAAGAGTCCTGATCAGAACCTGAAGAAAGTAGAGGTGTttgaaaatgagaaagaaaaaactgCCGAGAAAGTGACGGAAAGCGAAGGAAATGCTGGCGAAGATGGTTCTGGAGAGGTTTATAATCAAGAGGAAGATTCACCTGGGAGTGAAATTACTGATTCAG gaTCTCATGAGGTGCAGTCCAGCACTGAACCTATTGACATATGTTCCAACCATGAAAGCTGTGAGGGGAGAGCTGCACAAATCAAGTTGACAAAAGGTTTTACAGCTAAGGAGCAAGTGAAGGGACATAAt GTGAATGTTGTGAAAGGTCTTAAGTTGTATGAGGAAATATTCACTGACTCAGAGCTGTCTAAATTGACTGACTTTGTCAATGAACTCCGGGCTGCTGGCCAGAAGGGAGAACTCTTAG GTGAGACGTTTATCTTGTTTAACAAGGAGGTGAAGGGAAACAAGAGAGAGCTTATTCAGCTTGGGGTTCCAATATTTGGACATGTAAAAGAGGAAGCTGCAAGTAACAACCAGACTG GTTACATAGAACCGATTCCAGCTATTCTCCGAAGTGTCATCAATCACCTGATTCAGTGGCAATTAATACCTGAATACAAAAGACCAAATGGCTGCATCATCAACTTCTTTGATGAG GGGGAATATTCACAACCTTTTCTGAAGCCGCCCCACTTGGACCAACCCTTAGCTACCCTGCTCCTATCTGAATCAACCATGGCCTTTGGACAGAGAATTGTGAGCGATAAAGATGGGAACTATAGAGGGCCACTCATGCTTTCACTCAAAGAAGG GTCTCTTTTAGTCATGAGGGGAAATAGTGCTGACATGGCGAGGCATGTCATATGCCCATCTTCCAACAGAAGAGTCAGCCTCACATTCTTCCGAATTCGACCAGACTCCAACCATGACCGTTCACCTCCTACTACTCCCATGGCAGGTGCAATGACTCTCTGGCAGCCTGGCCTCACAAGCCCTTATGCAATGCCAAATGGAGTCTCCATTGGCTATGAAGCAATGGACGCGATGGGAAAATGGGGAATTGTTCGTGCCCCTGTGGTCATGTTGGCTCCTGCACGCCCTATGATGTGTAGCCCTAAAAGAATGCCTAATGGAGGTACTGGGGTTTTCTTACCCTGGACTGTGGGATCAAGAAAACCTGCAAAGCATCTCCCTCCTCGTGCCCAAAGAGGTCGACTTCTTGCATTGCCCTCTTCAGCTGAAACACATATGGCAGAATCCACTTCTGAACCAGGCACCAGTGTTTTGAAGGAACAATGA
- the LOC119982319 gene encoding elongation factor Tu, mitochondrial — protein sequence MAAVALRNPNSKRLLPFSSRIYWSFHGSATSFSQFSFLDSVSANERTATGSVDGWWRSMATFTRTKPHVNVGTIGHVDHGKTTLTAAITKVLAEEGKAKAVAFDEIDKAPEEKKRGITIATAHVEYETAKRHYAHVDCPGHADYVKNMITGAAQMDGGILVVSAPDGPMPQTKEHILLARQVGVPSLVCFLNKVDAVDDPELLELVEMEVRELLSFYKFPGDEIPIIRGSALSALQGTNEEIGKNAILKLMDAVDEYIPDPVRQLDKPFLMPIEDVFSIQGRGTVATGRVEQGTIKVGEEVEVLGLTQGAPLKTTVTGVEMFKKILDNGQAGDNVGLLLRGLKRDDVQRGQVITKPGTLKPSKKFEAEIYVLTKDEGGRHTAFFSNYRPQFYLRTADITGKVELPENVKMVMPGDNVTATFELILPVPLEPGQRFALREGGRTVGAGVVSKVLS from the exons ATGGCTGCGGTGGCTCTGAGGAACCCTAATTCTAAGCGCCTTCTACCATTCTCGTCTCGTATCTACTGGTCTTTCCATGGATCGGCGACGTCcttctctcaattttcttttttggattcGGTGTCTGCAAATGAGAGAACCGCTACAGGCTCCGTCGATGGCTGGTGGAGATCCATGGCCACGTTCACGAGAAC GAAACCTCATGTGAACGTAGGAACAATTGGTCATGTTGATCATGGGAAAACTACCCTGACTGCCGCAATAACTAAG GTACTAGCTGAAGAAGGGAAAGCCAAGGCTGTTGCCTTTGATGAAATTGACAAGGCGCCCgaggagaaaaagagaggaattaCAATTGCAACG GCCCATGTGGAGTATGAAACTGCAAAGCGTCACTATGCACATGTTGACTGTCCTGGACATGCAGATTATGTGAAA AACATGATTACTGGAGCTGCCCAAATGGATGGTGGTATTCTAGTTGTGTCTGCTCCTGATGGGCCCATGCCTCAGACTAAGGAACATATTCTGCTTGCACGCCAG GTCGGTGTGCCATCTCTTGTGTGTTTCCTGAATAAAGTTGATGCTGTTGATGATCCAGAGTTATTAGAGCTTGTTGAGATGGAAGTCCGTG AACTTCTCAGCTTCTACAAGTTCCCTGGAGATGAAATCCCTATTATTCGTGGATCAGCATTGTCTGCTCTACAGGGTACAAATGAAGAAATAGGCAAAAATGCCATTTTAAAGTTGATGGATGCTGTGGATGAATATATCCCTGACCCTGTACGCCAGCTTGACAAGCCTTTCCTGATGCCAATTGAAGATGTTTTCTCAATTCAG GGACGTGGAACTGTTGCTACTGGTCGTGTTGAACAAGGTACCATAAAAGTTGGCGAGGAAGTAGAGGTTCTGGGCCTGACGCAG GGTGCTCCTCTCAAAACCACAGTGACTGGTGTAGAGATGTTCAAGAAGATCTTGGATAATGGACAA GCTGGTGACAATGTGGGTCTTCTTCTACGTGGCCTAAAGCGCGACGATGTGCAGAGAGGACAG GTGATTACCAAGCCTGGAACTTTGAAACCATCCAAGAAGTTTGAGGCGGAGATCTACGTTCTCACAAAAGATGAAGGTGGACGCCATACGGCTTTCTTCTCGAATTATAGGCCtcagttttacttgaggaccgCAGATATCACAGGGAAAGTGGAATTGCCTGAAAATGTTAAGATGGTTATGCCCGGGGACAATGTTACTGCTACTTTTGAGCTGATCCTACCCGTTCCGCTTGAACCAG GACAAAGATTTGCCTTGAGGGAGGGAGGTAGAACAGTTGGAGCAGGTGTAGTCTCGAAAGTGCTGAGCTGA
- the LOC119982321 gene encoding sm-like protein LSM2, translating into MLFFSYFKDLVGREVTVELKNDLAIRGTLHSVDQYLNIKLENTRVVDQDKYPHMLSVRNCFIRGSVVRYVQLPPDGVDIELLHDATRREARGS; encoded by the exons ATG TTGTTCTTCTCGTATTTCAAGGACTTGGTGGGTAGAGAAGTGACTGTAGAGCTGAAGAACGATTTGGCAATCAGGGGGACCCTTCACTCGGTGGATCAGTACCTCAACATCAAGCTCGAGAACACGAGGGTTGTTGATCAAGACAAGTATCCTCACATG CTTTCAGTAAGAAACTGTTTCATCAGAGGTTCAGTGGTGAGATACGTTCAGCTCCCTCCCGATGGTGTCGACATCGAACTGCTCCATGATGCCACGAGAAGAGAAGCTCGGGGTAGCTGA